Proteins found in one Peptococcaceae bacterium genomic segment:
- a CDS encoding DUF3243 domain-containing protein: protein MMNQSIERFPAELSAAIRDGLAHGLTDEMMIKGMVSMGNLLGHFVKPDNVEEALIKEIWENASEEEKNMLAGIVLRIGKKKITQH, encoded by the coding sequence ATGATGAACCAATCGATTGAGCGTTTTCCCGCAGAGCTTTCCGCCGCCATTCGCGACGGCCTGGCGCACGGGCTGACCGATGAAATGATGATTAAGGGAATGGTCAGCATGGGGAACTTGCTGGGACATTTTGTGAAGCCCGATAATGTCGAGGAAGCGCTGATAAAAGAGATTTGGGAGAACGCAAGTGAAGAAGAAAAGAATATGCTTGCGGGTATAGTGCTCAGGATAGGGAAGAAAAAAATTACGCAGCATTAG